One window of bacterium genomic DNA carries:
- a CDS encoding SDR family NAD(P)-dependent oxidoreductase yields the protein MSETLGGRTALVTGGNRGLGRAMALAMAEAGADVVIWGRDVGALERTAEEVRATGRDCLTQAVEVTDSEQVNAAAAEAWGQAGGVDAAFTSAGVLLLQAAIETSDADWEVVMGANLTGMFYCCRAFGERMLAQGHGKLVNIASNFGLHGGANWAAYSASKAGVIGLSKSLAWEWAPSVTVNVIAPGAFYTDMNSHLLDVPEIMAAVEGNTPLGRVGDPPELGPLAVMLAGPGSDFMTGAVISVDGGVIKP from the coding sequence ATGAGCGAGACGCTTGGGGGCAGGACGGCTCTGGTGACGGGAGGCAATCGCGGCCTGGGACGGGCCATGGCCCTGGCGATGGCGGAGGCCGGCGCCGACGTCGTCATCTGGGGTCGGGATGTCGGCGCCCTCGAGCGCACCGCGGAGGAGGTGCGCGCCACCGGGCGCGATTGTCTGACCCAGGCGGTCGAGGTGACCGACTCGGAGCAGGTGAACGCCGCCGCCGCCGAGGCCTGGGGGCAGGCGGGCGGTGTGGACGCCGCGTTCACGTCGGCGGGGGTCCTGCTGCTGCAGGCGGCCATCGAGACCAGCGATGCCGACTGGGAGGTGGTCATGGGCGCCAACCTCACCGGCATGTTCTATTGCTGCCGGGCCTTCGGCGAACGCATGCTGGCGCAGGGCCACGGCAAGCTCGTCAACATCGCCTCCAACTTCGGTCTCCACGGCGGCGCCAACTGGGCGGCGTATTCGGCCAGCAAGGCCGGCGTCATCGGCCTCTCCAAGAGCCTCGCCTGGGAATGGGCGCCGTCGGTGACGGTCAACGTGATCGCGCCGGGGGCGTTCTACACCGACATGAACAGCCACCTGCTGGACGTACCGGAGATCATGGCGGCCGTGGAGGGGAACACGCCGCTGGGACGGGTCGGCGACCCGCCCGAACTGGGGCCTCTGGCGGTGATGCTGGCCGGACCGGGGTCGGACTTCATGACCGGGGCCGTCATCAGCGTCGACGGCGGTGTGATCAAGCCCTGA
- a CDS encoding cupin domain-containing protein, with the protein MGEDRVQVVKGSGDTVSLPLIASGGEAVAVVWPGVGSQHRSLHRLLLDPGGRTIDLQHPSEAVYYVRTGSATVTDGDSGTRHDLVEGSMVHVDPSTAHRFEAGEGGAEIVGGPCPPDPSIYESREV; encoded by the coding sequence ATGGGTGAGGACCGGGTACAGGTCGTGAAGGGCAGCGGGGATACCGTCTCGCTGCCGCTGATCGCATCCGGTGGCGAGGCCGTGGCGGTCGTCTGGCCGGGCGTGGGGTCCCAGCATCGTTCTCTCCATCGGCTCCTGCTGGATCCCGGCGGGCGGACCATCGATCTGCAGCACCCGTCGGAGGCCGTGTACTACGTGCGCACGGGGTCCGCCACGGTCACCGACGGCGACAGCGGCACGCGGCACGACCTCGTGGAGGGGTCGATGGTGCACGTCGACCCGTCCACGGCGCACCGGTTCGAGGCGGGAGAGGGAGGCGCGGAGATCGTGGGCGGCCCGTGCCCGCCCGACCCCTCCATCTACGAGTCAAGGGAGGTCTGA
- a CDS encoding cupin domain-containing protein, which yields MAVRVFHRDEPDLMMPIISSDARLIVWPGVGAEVANMNYVVLEPGEQNVPHIHSESEDTIFIIEGKGSVQDLSNGMRLEFEAGDAVHVPAGVEHAVCADRDSRIVSVGGPCPPDRHLLRLLGVE from the coding sequence ATGGCAGTGCGCGTATTCCACCGCGACGAGCCCGATCTGATGATGCCGATCATCTCATCCGACGCCCGGTTGATCGTCTGGCCCGGCGTGGGCGCCGAGGTGGCGAACATGAACTACGTCGTGCTCGAGCCGGGCGAGCAGAACGTGCCGCACATCCACTCGGAGTCCGAGGACACGATCTTCATCATCGAGGGGAAGGGGTCGGTGCAGGATCTCAGCAACGGCATGCGTCTCGAGTTCGAGGCCGGGGACGCCGTGCACGTGCCCGCCGGCGTGGAGCACGCGGTCTGTGCCGACCGTGACAGCCGCATCGTCAGCGTGGGTGGCCCGTGTCCGCCGGACCGCCACCTGCTGCGGCTGCTCGGCGTGGAGTGA
- a CDS encoding FAD binding domain-containing protein — translation MKPARFAYTAPETVDGVLDALEQFGDEAKVLAGGQSLVPMMNFRLARPEVIVDIGKVGGLDDMSLANGTLTVGARVVHARLEAPGVSTPAGQSEPLGGVLGSLLPAVARFVGHLPIRVRGTFGGSIAHADPAAEWCILARTLDAKMVALRKGGRRTIGAGEFFETVFTTALEPEELLVAVHLPALGDDWRTGFCEFSRRAGDFAVVAAMSALRLDPVTGQVAEARIGVGGVAGVPVRLPAAESTLVGETPSGDLFAAAAAVAAGEVDPVGDLHGSAAYRRDLVRAMVARALAQGAGSLR, via the coding sequence ATGAAGCCAGCCCGTTTCGCGTACACCGCACCGGAGACCGTCGACGGGGTCCTCGACGCCCTCGAGCAGTTCGGCGACGAGGCCAAGGTGCTCGCCGGGGGGCAGAGCCTGGTGCCGATGATGAACTTCCGCCTCGCCCGTCCCGAAGTGATCGTGGACATCGGGAAGGTCGGCGGCCTGGACGACATGTCGCTGGCGAACGGCACGCTCACGGTCGGGGCGCGGGTGGTCCACGCCCGGCTGGAGGCGCCAGGGGTCAGCACGCCTGCAGGGCAAAGCGAACCCCTCGGAGGTGTTCTCGGGTCGCTGCTGCCGGCGGTCGCTCGCTTCGTGGGCCACCTGCCGATCAGAGTTCGGGGGACGTTCGGGGGGTCCATCGCACACGCTGACCCTGCCGCCGAATGGTGCATCCTGGCGCGCACACTCGACGCCAAGATGGTGGCGCTGCGCAAGGGCGGCCGGCGGACCATCGGTGCCGGGGAGTTCTTCGAGACGGTCTTCACCACCGCCCTGGAGCCGGAGGAACTGCTCGTGGCCGTGCACCTGCCGGCCCTCGGCGACGACTGGCGCACCGGGTTCTGCGAGTTCAGCCGGCGCGCCGGCGACTTCGCTGTCGTGGCCGCCATGTCGGCACTCCGTCTGGATCCTGTGACGGGTCAGGTGGCCGAGGCCCGCATCGGTGTCGGCGGGGTGGCCGGCGTGCCGGTGCGCCTGCCCGCTGCCGAGTCGACCCTCGTGGGCGAGACGCCGAGCGGGGACCTGTTCGCCGCCGCCGCCGCGGTCGCCGCCGGTGAGGTGGACCCGGTGGGGGATCTGCACGGTTCCGCCGCCTACCGGCGGGACCTGGTGCGCGCCATGGTGGCCCGGGCGCTGGCGCAGGGCGCCGGCTCGCTCCGCTAG